The sequence AAGCCTCCGCCTCGTGCTCAACGTCAGGAGGTATTATGTAAGCATCTCCTGGATTGAGGTCGTGCGTCTTGTTCCCTATCCTTATCCTGAGCCTCCCCATCACGATGTAACCTGACTGCTCGTTAGGATGGGAATGAGCGGGCGCTATTGCCCCCTTCCTCAATGAGATCTCCAAGAGGAGTATCCTCTCCCCCAGCGCGAGAGCTCTTCGAGTTACGCCCGGCCAGGTCTCATACGGCTTAGCCTCGACCCTCCTGAGCATCCTGTACATGTCATCACCGCGGATAGAGGCTGAAAACAATATTAATCTTTACCCGGGAAACCTATGAAACATGTTTGTTCCTTATAAGGCTGTTTTTCATCTTAATTATCATCTAGCATAACACAGCACAATATATATTAATAGGGTTTAGGAGAAGTTGATATTGAAACTTAACGTTAAAAAGATGGCCCTTTTGATTGGTAGATCTTGAAGCTGGACCATTAAGCTCAGCGGGGACCGGAGAGCCATCTTTATATTAATTGCCTAATGAGGGTTAGACAACAGACAGGGTGCTATCCATGGCGAAGGAGGAAGGTGAAAACCTCATTTTTGGAAGATTTACGAAGCCCTTTGACGTAAAAGACCTACCTGATTTCCCAGGATGGGCTGCGATGTTCGGTCCGGGCTTGGTTTGGGCAGGACTCTCTCAGGGAAGTGGAGAGCTCATATGGTGGCCATACATGGTGGCCAAATACGGCCTCTTCTTCCTTGGGTGGCTCCTCTTCTACGCTTCTCTCCAGTACTGGGTTAATCTCGAGATAGCTAGGTACACTATGGCCACTGGGGAGTCCATATTCGAGGGATTTCACAGGGTGAACAGGCTCTACGGGTGGTTCGCGTTCTTCGTAGCCCTCGTCGTCTATCTCTGGGTGGGGGGCTACGTGTCGGGCGGTGCTACTG is a genomic window of Thermoproteota archaeon containing:
- a CDS encoding cupin domain-containing protein is translated as MYRMLRRVEAKPYETWPGVTRRALALGERILLLEISLRKGAIAPAHSHPNEQSGYIVMGRLRIRIGNKTHDLNPGDAYIIPPDVEHEAEALEDTVVVEVFSPPHELLKKDLTGEV